The nucleotide sequence TGCGGCGGCGATTATGGGGACTACGAGGATGGAGGTTTTGTCTCCGGGGATGCCTCCGATGCTGTGTTTGTCGAGGATGGGGGCTTTTCCAAAGCTTAAGCGTTCGCCTGTGTCTATCATGGCACGGGAAAGCGCTTGGGTTTCGCTCATGTTCAACCCGTAAATCTTAAGAGCAGTTAGAAACGCCGAGATTTCAATGTCACTAAGGTGGCGCTCCACGACGTCTTGTACGATGGTTGTGAGGTCATGTTCTTGCAGGCGTTGACCACGCAGTTTAGCCCGCACATGCACTAGCGATTCAGGAATAGGCGCCAACTCTACATCCAACGTTTCGCCGTCCTTCACGCCTAGGGCTTGGGGGATTTCGGCGTAAAGCCATATACGGTCAGCAGGGTACCCCGCAGCTACGTTGGCTATGGCGATTATTTCTTTGTCACAGTATCGTAGGCGTATGCGGTCTGAAGAGTGCACGCCTAGCGTATTGGCGGTTTCCTGATCGATGATGGCGATTCGTTTGCCGCCTGCGGTGATGTATAAAAGTCCAGCAATAAGCTCCATGCAATCACTCTCCCTCTAAATGGTTGTGGGGATAGTTAAAGATTTTAAGCAACAAAGGCTTTTTTAGGGCATTGTAGGAGTAAAGAATTGTTTTGCGGTATACTGACTTTGTAGATTTGGATTACAAGCCTAAATCGTCTGACCTGGTTTGCACGTTTACGTTAGAGCAGGAAGGCATGACCCAAAAAGAAGCGGCGGGAGCTATAGCTGCGGAGAGCAGCATCGGAACCTGGACAGAGCTCACCACAGAGAAACCTTACGTGAAAGCATTAGCAGCCAAAGTGTTTTCTCTCAAAGACGACACTGCCAAAATCGCGTATCCCATTGAACTGTTTGAGGGCGGCAACATGCCCAACATTTTAAGCAGCGTCGCAGGCAATGTCTTTGGACTCAAAGGCTTAACGAACCTGCGCCTCTACGACATAGCTTTCCCCAAGGAACTCGCAGGCAGCTTCAAAGGCCCCCAATACGGCATCGAAGGCGTCCGCGACCTCCTACAAGTACCAGAACGCCCCCTTGTTGGCACCATCATCAAACCCAAGCTGGGGCTGAAAACCGAAGACCATGCGCGCGTGGCGTATGAGGCGTGGGCAGGCGGCTGCGATATAGTTAAGGACGATGAGAACCTAAGCAGTCAGGATTTTAACTCGTTTGAAGCCCGCATCGCTGAGACGATGGAGAGCCGCGACCAAGCCGAAGCAGAAACAGGCGAGAAGAAAGTGTACATGGCAAACGTCACCGCTGAAACCCAAACTATGCTCAAACGCGCCCAGTACGTGCAAGAGCAAGGCGGACGCTACATCATGGTCGACATCCTAACCTGCGGCTGGGCAGCACTTCAAACCCTGCGCGACCAAGAATTCAAACTAGCCATACACGCCCACCGCGCAGGACACGCAGCATTCACCAAAAACCCCAAACACGGCATATCCATGCAAGTCATAGCCAAAGTCGCCCGCATAATCGGAGTCGACCAACTCCACGTAGGAACCGTCGTAGGCAAAATGTCCGAAACCAAAAAAGAAGTCACAGAAAACATCAAAGCCAGCAAAAACAAACTCCACACCGTAAAACCCGTCTTCCCCGTCGCCTCAGGCGGACTCTACCCCCAACTCGTCCCAGCCCTCCTCAAAGTCTTCGGAAACGACGTCATCATACAAGCAGGCGGAGGCATACACGGACACCCAAACGGCACCACCAACGGAGCCAAAGCCATGCGCCAAGCCGTAACAGCCACCCTCGAAGGCAAAACCCTAAAAGAATACGCCAAAACCCACCCCGAACTAAAAGCAGCTTTAGACACGTGGAAAACGTAAACCTAACGGATTTCAAGTCTCAGCTTGTCGAGACAATTCCCTTCTATGTTTACGGAATTCCTTCAAAGTTATCTTTACAGAAGCCTCCTCGCGAAGCAGATCTTCAATCTTAGCAGGCTCTTTAGAAGAAAACTCCTTCAAATCCTCACCTCTTTCTTTCAACCCTATTTCACCAACAATTCAAGACAGCGTTAAGGGATAAATCTTGCTAAACGTGTTTACACAAAAATTAAAAGAATTAACCACTCAAATAGCAGTGAAATGAAACTACGCTATCTCA is from Candidatus Bathyarchaeota archaeon and encodes:
- the rbcL gene encoding type III ribulose-bisphosphate carboxylase, with protein sequence MVLRYTDFVDLDYKPKSSDLVCTFTLEQEGMTQKEAAGAIAAESSIGTWTELTTEKPYVKALAAKVFSLKDDTAKIAYPIELFEGGNMPNILSSVAGNVFGLKGLTNLRLYDIAFPKELAGSFKGPQYGIEGVRDLLQVPERPLVGTIIKPKLGLKTEDHARVAYEAWAGGCDIVKDDENLSSQDFNSFEARIAETMESRDQAEAETGEKKVYMANVTAETQTMLKRAQYVQEQGGRYIMVDILTCGWAALQTLRDQEFKLAIHAHRAGHAAFTKNPKHGISMQVIAKVARIIGVDQLHVGTVVGKMSETKKEVTENIKASKNKLHTVKPVFPVASGGLYPQLVPALLKVFGNDVIIQAGGGIHGHPNGTTNGAKAMRQAVTATLEGKTLKEYAKTHPELKAALDTWKT